From a single Candidatus Babeliales bacterium genomic region:
- the rpsE gene encoding 30S ribosomal protein S5, whose protein sequence is MVEERKEKTFIDTVVSVKRVTKVTKGGKRFSFSVFVVSGDTEGNVGIGLGKGKEVSSAIAKATTKARKNMIRVPLRNSTIPYDVTGKHGASRVIIRSASKGTGTIAGGPMRAVMQAAGIEDVLAKSLGSANKQNVVKATLNALAKLRSLKNMQKLRGITTTQIVKGSHVSA, encoded by the coding sequence ATGGTTGAAGAGCGAAAAGAAAAGACATTTATCGATACTGTAGTCAGTGTAAAGCGAGTAACAAAAGTTACTAAGGGCGGAAAGCGATTTTCTTTTTCAGTTTTTGTTGTTTCTGGTGATACAGAAGGCAATGTAGGTATCGGATTAGGAAAAGGAAAAGAAGTTTCGTCTGCTATTGCAAAAGCTACAACAAAGGCACGCAAAAACATGATTAGAGTTCCATTGCGTAATTCAACGATTCCTTATGATGTTACCGGTAAACATGGTGCAAGTAGAGTTATTATTCGCTCTGCATCTAAAGGGACTGGTACTATTGCGGGTGGTCCAATGCGTGCAGTTATGCAAGCAGCAGGAATAGAAGATGTTTTAGCAAAATCCTTAGGATCTGCTAACAAGCAAAATGTTGTGAAAGCTACTTTAAATGCTTTGGCAAAATTACGAAGCTTGAAAAATATGCAAAAATTACGTGGAATAACAACGACTCAGATTGTAAAGGGAAGCCATGTTAGCGCTTGA
- the rpsK gene encoding 30S ribosomal protein S11 → MAYKKKTKKIKRQVNTVVAHVKSTFNNTLVSITTQTGDVLLGGSSGKLGFKGARKGTPFAATQIGSTLAKDMQLMGVKDVEVNLQGPGSGRDSVVRALQAAGFNITVLRDVTPLPHNGTRPAKKRRV, encoded by the coding sequence ATGGCTTACAAGAAAAAAACAAAAAAAATTAAACGACAGGTAAATACCGTTGTAGCCCATGTAAAATCAACATTCAATAATACCTTAGTTAGTATTACAACGCAAACAGGTGATGTATTATTGGGTGGGAGCTCTGGTAAGCTTGGTTTTAAAGGTGCTCGTAAAGGAACACCTTTTGCGGCTACTCAGATTGGTTCTACACTTGCTAAAGATATGCAATTGATGGGTGTTAAAGATGTTGAAGTTAATTTGCAAGGACCAGGTTCAGGAAGAGATTCAGTAGTGCGTGCTTTACAAGCAGCAGGTTTTAACATAACTGTATTGCGCGATGTAACACCATTACCTCACAACGGAACAAGACCTGCAAAAAAACGTAGGGTTTAA
- a CDS encoding nucleoside monophosphate kinase, which produces MNRGTHLVIFVGPPGSGKGSLSQLCTRKLGWTQLSTGSLCRKHIAEKTEIGKEIDFSIRYGKLIADELIVSMVKEWLENNIEQQRTVILDGFPRTITQAEYLQVVILEKLPQCRLSIIKLAVSDKVITERLLGRYTCANNNCQAIYSIHAHSAMVPKKPNVCDVCEYKLIRREDDDEAVVCDRLSSYHKYEHGLIEFYKRIGKKIKEINVEKPINRVFEDFTSLIVENE; this is translated from the coding sequence GTGAATAGAGGTACTCATTTAGTAATTTTTGTGGGGCCACCTGGGTCAGGTAAAGGGTCGCTTTCTCAGTTATGTACCAGGAAATTAGGTTGGACTCAACTCTCAACTGGTTCCCTGTGTAGAAAGCATATTGCAGAAAAGACAGAAATAGGTAAAGAAATAGATTTTTCTATAAGATATGGTAAGCTAATAGCTGATGAACTTATTGTGTCTATGGTCAAGGAATGGCTCGAAAATAATATTGAACAACAACGTACTGTTATTTTAGATGGATTTCCGAGGACTATAACACAAGCAGAATATTTACAAGTAGTGATATTAGAAAAATTGCCACAGTGTCGTTTAAGCATAATTAAATTGGCCGTTTCAGATAAGGTGATTACTGAAAGATTGTTAGGTCGATATACTTGTGCAAATAACAATTGTCAGGCAATTTATTCGATTCATGCTCATTCTGCTATGGTGCCAAAAAAGCCTAATGTTTGTGATGTATGTGAATATAAATTAATTCGTCGAGAAGATGATGATGAAGCAGTTGTTTGTGATCGATTATCTTCTTATCACAAATATGAACATGGTCTTATTGAATTTTATAAGCGAATTGGCAAAAAAATTAAAGAAATTAACGTAGAAAAACCGATTAATAGAGTATTTGAGGACTTTACAAGTTTAATAGTTGAGAACGAATGA
- the rpmJ gene encoding 50S ribosomal protein L36, with translation MKVRTSVKKMCKDCQVVRRENVVRIICKKNPRHKQRQGLGSKRN, from the coding sequence ATGAAAGTAAGAACATCCGTAAAGAAAATGTGTAAAGATTGTCAGGTAGTACGACGTGAAAATGTTGTTCGGATAATTTGTAAAAAAAATCCGCGACATAAACAACGTCAGGGCTTAGGCAGCAAGAGGAATTAA
- the rplQ gene encoding 50S ribosomal protein L17: MRHQIGRKKLNLKASHRRSLLRNQVIHLIENGHLVTTKARVKEVRKLAEKLVTIARKGNTFTVRRRAKMLLPYKDTALDKLFGEIAPQYTERPGGYTRIIPLGKRISDTATIARLEWV; the protein is encoded by the coding sequence ATGAGACATCAAATAGGTAGAAAAAAATTAAACTTAAAAGCTTCACATAGACGTTCATTATTGCGTAATCAAGTTATTCATTTGATTGAAAATGGTCATTTGGTTACCACTAAAGCTCGAGTAAAAGAAGTGCGTAAGTTAGCTGAAAAATTAGTAACTATTGCACGTAAAGGAAATACCTTTACAGTTCGTCGCCGAGCCAAAATGTTACTGCCTTATAAAGATACCGCACTTGATAAATTGTTTGGTGAAATTGCACCACAATATACTGAAAGACCGGGTGGCTACACGCGCATTATCCCATTAGGAAAACGAATTAGTGATACTGCAACTATCGCGCGTCTTGAATGGGTTTAA
- the rpsM gene encoding 30S ribosomal protein S13 — protein sequence MARIEGVSLPANKRVEYGLTYLYGVGVNRSRDILNKLKIDLNKRVKDLSDQEVTALQKELTQNYKIEGELRKEVTSNIRRLQEISSYRGLRHKKGLPVRGQRTKTNARTRKGPRKVGGAVALKRKVTKK from the coding sequence ATGGCACGTATTGAAGGTGTAAGTTTGCCTGCAAATAAACGAGTAGAATATGGTTTAACCTATCTCTATGGTGTAGGCGTTAATAGATCGCGCGATATCCTTAATAAATTAAAAATTGATTTAAATAAGCGCGTAAAAGATTTATCAGATCAAGAAGTGACTGCTTTGCAAAAAGAATTGACACAGAATTATAAAATAGAAGGTGAGCTTAGAAAAGAAGTAACGTCAAACATTCGACGATTACAGGAAATAAGCTCATACAGAGGCTTAAGGCATAAAAAAGGTTTGCCAGTGAGAGGTCAACGTACAAAAACAAATGCACGTACTCGTAAAGGCCCTCGAAAAGTTGGTGGAGCAGTTGCACTTAAGCGCAAAGTAACTAAAAAATAA
- the map gene encoding type I methionyl aminopeptidase — MITIKNKLSIQKMQQAGQLLADLFDQLLIKIVPGITTLEIDSWIEDFLRTNNLVSQSKGYKGYSHASCISVNDEVVHGIPCNNKIIKDGDLVKIDICASWKGYCADAARCYFIGQPKEETKQLVNVAQRALDKGIEKALPGNRLSDISAAIQAEIEKSGYGIVRDFAGHGIGKFMHEDPEILNYGKPGHGPILRPGMTFAIEPMITQGKCDVYITNDGWTVKTKDKSLAAHVEDTIVITNEGVQILTRKNIEA, encoded by the coding sequence ATGATCACAATAAAAAACAAATTATCAATTCAAAAAATGCAACAAGCCGGACAACTTTTGGCTGATCTTTTTGATCAATTATTAATTAAAATTGTTCCGGGAATTACTACTTTAGAAATTGATAGTTGGATAGAAGATTTTTTGAGAACAAATAACCTTGTATCTCAATCAAAAGGTTATAAAGGATATAGCCATGCAAGCTGTATATCAGTAAATGATGAAGTTGTGCATGGTATTCCATGTAACAATAAAATTATCAAAGATGGTGATTTAGTAAAAATTGATATCTGTGCCTCATGGAAAGGTTATTGTGCTGATGCTGCTCGGTGCTATTTTATTGGACAACCTAAAGAAGAAACCAAGCAACTAGTGAATGTTGCGCAGAGAGCATTAGATAAAGGAATTGAAAAGGCTTTGCCAGGAAATAGATTGTCTGATATTTCTGCGGCAATTCAAGCAGAAATTGAAAAATCTGGATATGGAATAGTGCGTGATTTTGCTGGGCATGGTATCGGTAAGTTTATGCATGAAGATCCTGAGATATTAAATTATGGCAAACCAGGACACGGTCCTATTTTGCGACCTGGAATGACGTTTGCGATAGAGCCAATGATAACACAAGGTAAATGTGATGTGTATATCACTAATGATGGTTGGACAGTAAAAACAAAAGATAAAAGTTTGGCTGCACATGTAGAAGATACCATTGTTATTACTAATGAAGGTGTACAAATTTTAACTCGAAAAAATATTGAGGCATGA
- the infA gene encoding translation initiation factor IF-1, with amino-acid sequence MKQKKEDVIRVDGIVKETLPNAMFRVEIEGGHTVLGHVSGKMRMHYIKILPGDRVSLELSPYDLSRGRIVLRYKN; translated from the coding sequence ATGAAACAGAAGAAAGAAGATGTAATTCGAGTTGATGGCATAGTAAAAGAAACATTACCTAATGCTATGTTTCGAGTAGAAATAGAAGGTGGACATACGGTATTAGGGCATGTATCAGGAAAAATGCGAATGCACTATATCAAAATTTTACCTGGCGATAGAGTATCTTTAGAATTATCGCCCTATGATTTATCGCGTGGAAGAATAGTATTACGGTACAAAAACTAA
- the rplO gene encoding 50S ribosomal protein L15, whose amino-acid sequence MLALDKLTKLVKKRKRVGRGGSRGGTSGKGHKGQKARSGSHGVGYGFEGGQMPLSRRLPKRGFNNVQFETAYAIINLEDLERHFNSGDEVTKDVLYGKGLISKRKSTKGQSATLVKLLGNGSISKQLMVHVDAVSKSAVQAVEKIGGKVHLLKEM is encoded by the coding sequence ATGTTAGCGCTTGATAAATTAACAAAATTAGTAAAAAAGCGAAAGCGCGTTGGTAGAGGCGGTAGCCGCGGTGGGACTTCTGGAAAAGGGCATAAAGGTCAAAAAGCGCGATCTGGTAGTCACGGTGTAGGATACGGTTTTGAAGGCGGACAAATGCCTCTTTCAAGAAGATTGCCAAAAAGAGGTTTCAATAATGTTCAATTTGAAACGGCTTATGCAATTATAAATCTTGAAGATCTTGAGCGTCATTTTAATAGCGGCGATGAAGTTACCAAAGATGTGCTTTATGGTAAAGGCTTAATTTCCAAAAGAAAGAGCACCAAAGGTCAAAGTGCCACTCTAGTTAAATTGCTTGGAAATGGTTCAATCTCTAAGCAATTGATGGTGCATGTGGATGCTGTAAGTAAATCTGCAGTACAAGCCGTTGAAAAGATAGGTGGAAAAGTTCATTTATTAAAGGAGATGTAA
- the secY gene encoding preprotein translocase subunit SecY — protein sequence MIFLKNFKNIFLIPELRKKIFFTLGILVINRLGTYIPVIGVNVPLLGEHMKRATGVGGLLSYLDIFSGGALSKSTLFALGIMPYITASIMMQILSMSIPQLEQLAKEGEYGRKLINQYTRYIALGLSVMYSFGYATYLEHANLVLTPGWGFRLMFVLSLTVGSLFVMWLADQISLYGLGNGSSMIIFAGIVSRFPEHIIKTKTLIDVGTIESWQAILMLIVFLGIIASIVFLEKGERKIPVQYARRVVGQRVYGGQSTYIPFKINTAGIMPVIFASSVLQFPATIALMLSERAEIFRWFAGLMSPTNIVFNVLKFFLIIFFSFVWTMILFNPEELAANIKKSGGFIPGIRPGRKTIEFFNYILTRIGLVGALYLAGLALVPNVMYALMRIPAFLDGTSLLIVVGVALETSAQVESYLIEHRYEGFLTTGRLRGRVAR from the coding sequence GTGATTTTCCTAAAAAATTTCAAAAATATTTTTCTTATTCCTGAATTAAGAAAAAAAATTTTCTTTACTTTGGGTATATTGGTGATTAATAGATTAGGAACATACATTCCAGTTATTGGCGTGAATGTTCCACTACTTGGTGAGCATATGAAACGTGCTACGGGAGTTGGCGGTCTATTAAGTTATCTTGATATTTTTTCAGGAGGGGCATTAAGTAAATCAACATTATTCGCCTTAGGGATTATGCCATATATTACTGCCTCGATTATGATGCAAATATTAAGTATGTCAATTCCACAATTAGAGCAATTAGCAAAAGAAGGTGAATACGGTCGTAAACTTATTAATCAATACACTCGCTATATCGCCCTAGGATTAAGTGTGATGTACAGTTTTGGTTATGCAACCTATTTAGAACATGCGAATCTAGTTTTAACTCCAGGCTGGGGTTTTAGGCTCATGTTTGTATTATCTTTGACTGTTGGTTCACTTTTTGTAATGTGGCTTGCTGATCAAATATCATTATATGGTCTTGGTAATGGTAGTTCGATGATTATTTTTGCTGGTATTGTCTCTCGTTTTCCAGAACACATTATCAAAACAAAAACGCTTATCGATGTAGGGACGATTGAAAGTTGGCAAGCAATACTTATGCTAATAGTTTTCCTTGGTATCATTGCAAGTATTGTTTTTCTAGAAAAAGGTGAACGGAAAATTCCAGTACAATATGCCCGAAGGGTTGTAGGACAGCGAGTTTATGGTGGTCAAAGTACCTATATTCCTTTTAAAATTAATACAGCAGGTATTATGCCAGTAATTTTTGCTTCATCAGTATTGCAATTTCCTGCTACTATTGCATTAATGTTATCTGAACGAGCAGAAATTTTTCGTTGGTTTGCTGGTTTAATGTCTCCTACAAATATTGTTTTTAATGTTTTAAAATTCTTTCTTATTATCTTTTTCTCGTTTGTATGGACTATGATTCTTTTTAATCCTGAAGAGCTTGCTGCAAATATTAAAAAGAGTGGTGGATTTATTCCTGGGATACGTCCTGGGCGCAAAACTATAGAATTTTTTAATTATATTTTAACGCGTATCGGATTGGTTGGCGCATTATATTTAGCCGGTTTGGCACTAGTACCAAATGTTATGTACGCTCTCATGAGAATTCCTGCATTTCTTGATGGTACTTCATTGCTAATTGTAGTGGGGGTCGCTTTAGAAACTTCAGCACAGGTTGAATCTTATCTTATCGAACATCGATATGAAGGATTTTTAACAACAGGTAGGTTAAGAGGTAGGGTAGCACGGTGA
- a CDS encoding DNA-directed RNA polymerase subunit alpha translates to MDKKEYRPLTIPRLTWDKKKLTEQYGELVAQPLEPGFGITLGNSIRRILLGGVEGSAVTSVIIKGVNNEFTSLPGIEEDTMHVLLNIKQINVRNKEGIPGKMRLHVKGEQVVKASDIKADPHLEIINGDHVIAHVSAKGELDITFFVESGRGYQPAQWPADKALQEEGRIYLDAMFSPVRQVSFDVEKTRVGKEIDYDKLTLKIHTDGSENPLDVLHYSVSVLRSLLEHFLTSAEIPFNEISKMPEEQKDEKPVKAIDLGLKGLSPEFLLKPIDELELPVRAHNCLKDAGKKRIVDLVNLTEDEVLKIKNFGRKSLGEVKDSLKAFGLSLGMNIAEDDLKRLVKTTEGEL, encoded by the coding sequence ATGGACAAGAAGGAATATAGGCCATTAACTATTCCACGATTAACGTGGGATAAGAAAAAATTAACAGAGCAATATGGTGAGTTAGTTGCTCAGCCCCTTGAACCAGGATTTGGTATTACATTGGGTAATTCAATACGCCGGATTTTACTGGGTGGTGTAGAAGGTTCTGCAGTTACTTCTGTAATTATAAAAGGAGTAAATAATGAATTTACTTCTTTACCTGGCATTGAAGAAGATACCATGCATGTATTGCTTAATATTAAGCAAATTAATGTACGCAATAAAGAAGGAATTCCTGGAAAAATGCGCTTGCATGTTAAAGGTGAACAAGTTGTTAAAGCTTCTGATATTAAAGCAGACCCGCATTTGGAAATCATTAATGGAGATCATGTTATTGCACATGTTTCTGCAAAGGGAGAATTAGATATAACATTCTTTGTTGAATCAGGACGTGGATATCAGCCAGCACAATGGCCAGCTGATAAAGCATTACAAGAAGAAGGTCGTATTTATCTTGATGCAATGTTTTCTCCAGTTCGTCAAGTGAGCTTTGATGTCGAAAAAACACGAGTAGGTAAAGAAATTGATTATGATAAATTAACATTGAAAATCCATACTGATGGATCAGAAAATCCGTTGGATGTATTACATTATTCAGTTTCAGTTTTACGTTCTTTGTTAGAACATTTCCTTACCAGTGCTGAGATACCGTTTAATGAAATTTCTAAAATGCCTGAAGAACAAAAAGATGAAAAGCCAGTCAAGGCGATTGATCTTGGGCTTAAAGGATTATCACCAGAATTTCTTTTAAAGCCAATTGATGAACTTGAATTACCAGTACGTGCCCATAATTGTTTAAAAGATGCGGGAAAAAAACGTATTGTTGATTTAGTAAATCTTACTGAAGATGAAGTGCTAAAGATAAAAAATTTCGGTAGAAAATCATTAGGCGAAGTTAAAGATAGTCTCAAAGCATTTGGACTCTCCTTAGGTATGAATATAGCTGAAGATGACCTCAAAAGGCTTGTTAAAACAACAGAAGGTGAATTATGA
- the rpsD gene encoding 30S ribosomal protein S4: MNNKEKLNNNKERKTTKRPKKMSEYGRQLAEKQKVKEMYGMREKQFKRFFKIATKSKEATGDLLLSLLERRLDNVVYRLKLATTRRQARQIIVHGHILVNGKKVYSPSYLISLNSVVSLASNVLEKEAFLGQVIDKRLKIGIKVPEWLELDKVERKGRILRYPVRSDIQVPIEENLIVELYSK, from the coding sequence ATGAACAACAAAGAAAAATTAAATAACAACAAAGAGCGTAAGACTACAAAACGTCCAAAGAAAATGTCAGAATATGGACGGCAGCTTGCTGAAAAGCAAAAAGTAAAAGAAATGTATGGAATGCGAGAAAAACAATTTAAGCGTTTCTTTAAAATTGCTACTAAAAGTAAAGAAGCAACAGGTGATTTGTTGCTTAGTTTATTAGAACGGCGATTAGATAACGTTGTATATCGATTAAAATTAGCTACAACACGCAGACAAGCACGCCAAATTATTGTTCATGGCCACATTCTGGTAAATGGCAAAAAAGTGTATTCACCATCCTATTTAATTTCTTTAAATAGTGTAGTTAGCTTAGCCTCGAATGTATTAGAAAAAGAAGCATTTCTTGGTCAGGTTATTGATAAAAGATTGAAAATTGGTATTAAGGTACCCGAGTGGTTAGAGCTTGATAAAGTAGAGCGTAAAGGTAGAATACTTCGCTATCCGGTTCGTTCAGATATTCAAGTTCCTATAGAAGAGAATTTGATAGTTGAGTTGTATTCGAAGTAA